A region of Vitis vinifera cultivar Pinot Noir 40024 chromosome 13, ASM3070453v1 DNA encodes the following proteins:
- the LOC100264272 gene encoding protein LNK3 isoform X1 has product MGIMDQYFGNGTEEFVVPKDLELLDNVESPDIWLQWGINPSESFGSLNKYFIMETETAGEELKFNGKNLCNEADKETSVHDGDISSGSSIGGGFTEASLHRSAFSRDRPYFQLDELAGMDQMDTIFLTSLLEDLPNTENFNRTFCFSPESQHSAMPENNQMEDMILDSQSISSNLHRMGSSKYLKTHAFSPSVDWDSEEVTTLCHNPCNSVQKDCPPVKAPMIKFLVPSGPNKVEEHVPEEISLEESVLHELEVVMEQLPEKTRICFRDALFRLAKNSERLSVSPIQNGDLALEKLHPLTVDDETLRSGKPVATESETNSIDRAVANLLFNKMDFDPQDLPTSSLVNFEQEDMMTMDSCNYSLNQQETHYPPHPTTLLQADAEDDEVPIFSQEKLQTKAELHEDFPRNGAVDH; this is encoded by the exons ATGGGTATCATGGACCAGTATTTTGGTAATGGCACTGAGGAATTTGTAGTTCCAAAGGATCTAGAACTACTAGATAATGTTGAATCACCAGACATTTGGTTGCAATGGGGAATAAATCCATCTGAAAGTTTTGGTTCTTTGAACAAATACTTCATAATGGAGACTGAGACAGCTGGGGAAGAACTTAAATTCAATGGGAAAAACTTGTGCAATGAAGCTGACAAGGAAACTTCTGTCCATGATGGAGACATTTCTAGTGGTTCGAGTATAGGTGGAGGATTCACAGAGGCTTCACTTCACAGGAGTGCCTTTTCGCGTGACCGGCCTTATTTTCAGCTGGATGAGCTAGCTGGAATGGATCAGATggataccattttctt GACTTCCCTACTTGAAGATCTGCCCAACACAGAAAATTTTAACAGGACGTTTTGCTTTTCTCCTGAATCCCAACACAGTGCTATGCCAGAAAACAATCAGATGGAAGACATGATTCTAGATTCACAGAGCATTTCCAGTAATTTACATAGAATGGGAAGTTCAAAGTATCTGAAAACTCATGCCTTCTCTCCATCAGTGGATTGGGATAGTGAAGAAGTTACCACGCTGTGTCACAATCCTTGCAACTCAGTGCAGAAAGATTGCCCACCAGTAAAG gCACCTATGATCAAGTTTTTGGTTCCATCTGGGCCAAACAAAGTGGAAGAACATGTGCCTGAGGAAATCTCATTGGAAGAATCTGTCTTGCATGAGCTTGAAGTGGTGATGGAACAG TTGCCTGAAAAGACCAGGATTTGCTTTCGAGATGCCTTGTTCCGCCTTGCAAAGAACTCAGAACGACTTAGTGTATCCCCGATCCAAAATGGGGACCTTGCCTTGGAAAAGCTCCATCCCTTGACAGTCGATGATGAAACATTAAG GTCAGGAAAACCAGTGGCCACAGAATCAGAGACCAACAGCATCGACAGAGCAGTAGCCAACCTCTTGTTCAATAAGATGGACTTTGATCCACAAGATCTTCCCACTTCATCATTAGTAAATTTTGAACAAGAAGACATGATGACAATGGACTCCTGCAACTACAGCTTGAATCAGCAAGAGACCCATTACCCTCCTCATCCCACCACGCTCCTACAAGCTGATGCTGAGGATGATGAGGTTCCCATCTTTAGTCAAGAGAAGCTACAAACAAAAGCAGAACTGCATGAAGATTTCCCAAGAAATGGTGCAGTGGATCACTAG
- the LOC100264272 gene encoding protein LNK3 isoform X2 encodes MPENNQMEDMILDSQSISSNLHRMGSSKYLKTHAFSPSVDWDSEEVTTLCHNPCNSVQKDCPPVKAPMIKFLVPSGPNKVEEHVPEEISLEESVLHELEVVMEQLPEKTRICFRDALFRLAKNSERLSVSPIQNGDLALEKLHPLTVDDETLRSGKPVATESETNSIDRAVANLLFNKMDFDPQDLPTSSLVNFEQEDMMTMDSCNYSLNQQETHYPPHPTTLLQADAEDDEVPIFSQEKLQTKAELHEDFPRNGAVDH; translated from the exons ATGCCAGAAAACAATCAGATGGAAGACATGATTCTAGATTCACAGAGCATTTCCAGTAATTTACATAGAATGGGAAGTTCAAAGTATCTGAAAACTCATGCCTTCTCTCCATCAGTGGATTGGGATAGTGAAGAAGTTACCACGCTGTGTCACAATCCTTGCAACTCAGTGCAGAAAGATTGCCCACCAGTAAAG gCACCTATGATCAAGTTTTTGGTTCCATCTGGGCCAAACAAAGTGGAAGAACATGTGCCTGAGGAAATCTCATTGGAAGAATCTGTCTTGCATGAGCTTGAAGTGGTGATGGAACAG TTGCCTGAAAAGACCAGGATTTGCTTTCGAGATGCCTTGTTCCGCCTTGCAAAGAACTCAGAACGACTTAGTGTATCCCCGATCCAAAATGGGGACCTTGCCTTGGAAAAGCTCCATCCCTTGACAGTCGATGATGAAACATTAAG GTCAGGAAAACCAGTGGCCACAGAATCAGAGACCAACAGCATCGACAGAGCAGTAGCCAACCTCTTGTTCAATAAGATGGACTTTGATCCACAAGATCTTCCCACTTCATCATTAGTAAATTTTGAACAAGAAGACATGATGACAATGGACTCCTGCAACTACAGCTTGAATCAGCAAGAGACCCATTACCCTCCTCATCCCACCACGCTCCTACAAGCTGATGCTGAGGATGATGAGGTTCCCATCTTTAGTCAAGAGAAGCTACAAACAAAAGCAGAACTGCATGAAGATTTCCCAAGAAATGGTGCAGTGGATCACTAG
- the LOC104881273 gene encoding probable mediator of RNA polymerase II transcription subunit 26b, which yields MENLDSAWDEEEEGCLPIPPLDDGAFSPYHPTTLALCQFFDEIDENGNVRDNSGTSRGGREKQQTQCRGKEMKRLIEVLRPEEPSSEPEGHSKPCSDQKTSRDSTPAEGDEKRSFNQKAGDEKNAAVESKFESTKRKLQESYKNIKNAKKQRRIQVIDFQPQPMPKQIASHKLRHPRSKKCNSRLPTSKKYNSHLLIGQH from the exons ATGGAAAACCTGGATTCCGCatgggatgaagaagaagagggctGCCTCCCTATCCCTCCACTTGATGATGGGGCTTTCTCTCCTTATCATCCCACCACATTGGCTCTCTGTCAG TTCTTCGATGAAATTGATGAGAATGGAA ATGTTCGAGACAACTCGGGAACTTCTCGTGGTGGGAGGGAAAAGCAGCAAACACAATGTAGAGGCAAAGAAATGAAGAGATTGATTGAAGTTCTGAGGCCAGAAGAACCCTCAAGCGAGCCTGAGGGACATTCAAAACCATGCTCCGACCAGAAGACAAGCCGAGATTCGACCCCAGCCGAGGGAGATGAGAAAAGAAGCTTCAATCAGAAAGCCGGTGATGAGAAAAACGCTGCGGTGGAATCCAAATTTGAATCTACAAAGAGGAAACTCCAAGAATCGTATAAAAATATCAAGAACg CAAAGAAGCAGAGAAGGATTCAGGTGATCGACTTTCAACCTCAACCAATGCCTAAGCAAATAGCTTCCCATAAACTTCGGCATCCCAGGTCGAAGAAGTGTAATTCTCGTCTTCCCACATCCAAGAAATATAATTCACATCTTCTGATCGGCCAACATTAG